From the Firmicutes bacterium HGW-Firmicutes-1 genome, the window TAAATGATATTGTCTGGCATCATTCATTTCAAGTCCGGTGAGCTCATGAATATAACGAGCCCGGAACTTATCTGATGACTCCATAGACTTTATAGCATCTTCGGATGAAACACCGTAGATTTCCTGGACTCTTTGTTTACGAAACTCCACATTGGCATGCAGATATATACTTACATGATTGGGATGATTTTGTAGGATATAAGAACTGCCTCTTCCGATAATAACTGCAGATCTTTCATTTGCAATCTTCAAAATGATATCCGACTCAGCTTTGAAAATTTCTTTATCAGACGGCATAATATATTCAGCCGGCGAATAAAGTACCGATTGGGAATATCCAATCGAGTTAATAATCGCCTGCCATTTGGAAATGATTCTTTCATCTCGCCATTCTAGATTTTCCGGCAGTGTTCCTAACTCTTCAGCTACTTTGTTAATTATTTCCCGGTCCAAATACAGCATTTTCAGCTTTTCTGCCAACTGGCGTCCCAAAAAAGCTCCACCGCTGCCCAACTGGCGGTTAATTGTAATAACCAAAGGTAATCCTTGTACCATTTTCACAACCTCCTCATTCTTTCTTTACAGTTATAATTTTCTACTATTTAAATTTAGTTCAGATTCGAATGCCCACTTAAGTTATGGACTTTTTAAAAAGAAATACCCGATGATAAAATCCCAAATAGCTAACTGGATTAATGACATGTCTTAGGTGACATAACTATCATTGATATTGCACACGAGGATAACTTAATCTCGGCAACAATCGAATCCATACCTTGAATTCCGATAAAATATACGCATAAAATTTACTTTTCGCCTTTTTCACGTTTAACTGATTGCTTCAAAGAGCAAAAGCAAGTCCTTCGTCTTCAGCAACCTCATATTCCAGCTATGGCAGCTCTGTGTGACTCTCTTTGACAAAATGAGCTGAAAAGAGCTATCCCAACGAAATGCATAATAATGCCATCCACTTATATTTATCTGTTTCATTTCTAGTCTTTCTCACAACTTGTTGTGTTGTAATTGTCTATTATTTCGAAAAGCATTGCCTGCGCACTATTTGAAGCACTTTCAGCCATATTCTTTAGCATCTTCGGGAATACTTCTTTCTCGTTTTCCGATAAGCCGGATGAAAGCATATTTTCCCATTTATTTAGCACATCATATAATTCAGATTTTATATTCAATGCTTTTTGAGTCAAATAAATCTTATATGCTCTTTTATCGTTTTCATCAATATCACGTCTGATATACCCTTCCTTCTCTAAACGTTTGATAGCTCTAGCGGTGGTTGCCTTATCAACTTTTAGGTACTCAGAGATTTGTTCCTGGCTTATTCCTTCTTTTTTATATAAGGCAATAAGAAAAATATATTGACCGCTACCAATGTTATACGATTCAATGTTCTTGCCAATGTAACCCTGTCCATACCGATATAGTATTGAAATCCATCGGGCAATTGAATGTTCATTTTTATCCACCGCCAACATCCTTTCATAACTTCGTTGCATTTTCAACTATGTTATATTGAAAACAAGTTGCTAACGCAACTATAAAAACAGAAACTATGAAGCAAAACTCGCTCCATGTTTAATATTCGCAACCCTATTTAGTTTCCTTTCACAATGCAAGTAGTTCTTTCTCAAAAAAAAATCATCGATTCAATATCAAAAGGGATAAAAGTGCGGCGACTACAACGTCAAATGAAATAAATGCCGCATTTTTTTGATTAAAGATTTTTTAAATCAGGAATCCCACATTCAGGTACATAATATAAGGTTGAACATATCAGAAACATCATTTGTGAAAAACCGAATGAAACTGACGGAACCCGAACGGTGGATGAAGGGCATGTAATGCTGAGATATGCTGCGGCAACTTGATAATGCAGGCTGGATATCACTATTTCGACTTACCCCATTTTCAGACCTCAGCAACCTTTGTCTAACAAAAAACTTCGATTATTCAATGAAGACCTGGCCTGCTGTTATCCAACTCTGAATTCAATTGATATCATATCTGGGTCATAAACGTAGAAATATGTGCTGTTCTCATCGGGTTTCCTGATCTCTGTAGCATTGTATCCCATATCGAGTGCTCGCTGCTGTTTTGCAACGATGCCTTCTTCATTTGTGAAGAAGCAGGCGACCAAACCTTTTGATGTACACTTGTCACCTCTGGATGCGCATACAAGTTCCACTTCAATCTCACCGCTCTCATCTTCCATGAAGCAGAGTGATGCCCCTCCCAGAGTCTCTTCGCCGGTCGTAAATTCTCTGAATGGTTTCAACCCAACGAAATCTTGATAAAACTTCTTCGATGCTTCAATATCCCTGCACATGATTGTCATTCTGAATTTTTTCATTTTAACCTCCATCAATTAGTAATGCTGAGTACGAGTGTCCTCCAAGTACAAACGAGTAGATACATACCATTATATTCAACATTATTACAATAATTATAATACTTATCTTGCAAATCCACAACATCAGACTTCAGGTTCGATCAAGAAAACTGAGAATCGCAGAGACCAAGAGAAAGAACTACTTGTTCTTCAACAGGAAACTAATCTTGAAAATTGAGAACCTGATTTATACTTAAATAAAATAGTGTCAGTTTAATAAAGTTTTAAACGCCTGCTTTACCCACTTCGGCATTCTAGTTTACTCATATTCCTAATATTTCTTTTAATTTGCTAACATTTTTCCTGTTTCCAAATTTAACAATTTCTCGTGACGCGCAATATTTGTCTGCCAAAAGTACAACGACAGTTTCTTTGTACCTTGGTAAGCTTATAGTTAAAGGCCACATATGCTTTTGTATGATGTCCTTTTCCCTTTCATTCAATTTGAAATATTTATTTGCATTTTGTAATGCAATAAAGGAATGATTAAATCCATGTAGTCCTTTATATGGTTTTTCTGTATGCCAGTCATACAAGAAAAAATCATGTAGTAATCCACCTCGGGCTGCAGAACGATAGTCAAGCTTCAGTTGCCTGCAAACCAGAAAACTAATATAGGACACATAAATGCTATGCTCAAGGCAGTTTATATCACCATGCTGTATAAAGTTTTTCATTGATTCCACCATCTCATGATTAATCAGCTCACTTATACAATCTTTATATTCTTTTTCAATCGTGAAATCCGAACTTATTTTTATCTTTGACTTTATCAATTCTCCCATTTAAAATGCTCCTCACATCACGTTTTAAAACATTCGCATTTAAAATTAACAATTGGGGAAATGCAAGAAAAATTCGTTTATACTTAATTATTTTCTCTTTATATTTATCCAATGTTAAATCCGAGTAGTGAATAATCACTTTCCTTAAATTCAATGCGCCAATGGCTGATACTAACGAATCAAAAATGAAATATACCATAAAGAATATTGCAATGTACATCTTTGTTGATTCAGGGAGTAAGTAAATGAATTGTTCCATAAATGGATGGACAATTTGAATTAATGCAAAGGCAAGCACGCCCCATAAAATGGAGTATTTAAAACATATATAGCCTTTAAAATTTAAAAAATTATCGCTGTAATCCCACCATTTTGAATGAAATATTTTTTCAAGTAAATATCCAGTTATGAACTCCAACGTGGTAACCATTAGTGTGGATAAAAGTATATTTTTGATGAGTGTAATGAGTGCATTTTGCTCAGAAATAGAAATCCAGACTAGTAAAAGAATGATTAAAATCGCACTAAATCCATAAATTGGAGTGAATGGTCCTATTAAAAACCCTCTGTTAATAAATTTTCTTTGTAATGCACTGGCAAATATTGTCTCCAGCACCCATCCAATGAATGAATAAAGTGCAAAAAAAAGTATAAAATCAATTATCATATTAAAGCCTCACTTTAAGTGTTAATTATTTTCCAATGTCCATTTTATAAGTGCCTTGATCTAATAATCGAAAAAATCAGTGCCAAAATAACTATTCCTGCTAAGAGAAGTCCAGCTTTGAGTGTTGTAATGGCGAGTGTAATTATTTCAGTACTTGCCATATCAGTTAAACCCAATCCAACGATCATTCCAGCGATTACTATACTGATAGATAGAAGTACTAAGCTTATTGATAACTGGCTAAATGACCTATCAAACTTTTGTGCATATCGGTCAGCCTCTTTCATTTTAAATTGCATTGTAAAATCATCGTGGTCAAACTTGTCTAGAAAATTCAATAAAACAGCTGGAAATTTGCGTACAAGATTACCGTAATCCATCGCACCACCCAGAATTTCCTTGCCAATTTTATCTGGTGAAATCAAAGTGAAAATTAATTTTGCTGCAATAGGTTCAGCAATTTCCAAGACATTTAGATCAGGATCCAACTTTTCAACCAACCCTTCTAAAGTAATAAGGGATTTAGCAAGCATAGTGAATTCGCTTGGAATTGTAATGTTATAAGAAAAAGCCAAATCAAAAATCTCATTGAAAATTTCACCGATTTTTATTTGACTCAAAGGGACTGATAAAACTTGGTCTCTCAATCGATCAATATCTTTTTCCAGCTTTCTCATGTTAATTCTTTCTGACATTGCATCAAGTTCAACAATTGCTTGAACAATCAGTTTACTATTTTTCAGCGTTATTCCCATCAGCATTTTCAGAAATTGGTTTTTCCTATGTGTGTTCAATTGGCCTATCATACCCAAATCTAAAAATGCTATTGTATTATTCTCAAGCACCATTATATTCCCTGGGTGAGGATCGCCGTGGAAGAAACCATCTCGTAATATTTGATATAAAATTGAGCTAGCTAAATTTCTCGCAATTATTGTTTTATCTAATCCTAATTGATCTAATGCTTCAAAATCTTTTAACGAATTCCCTTTGATTTCTTCCATTGTTACAACACGTTTAGTTGTATGAATCCAACTAATTTCAGGAACGAGCACATTGGCATCATCCTTGAAATTCACTTTAAAAGTTTCTGCATTTTCTCCTTCCAACCTAAAATCTAATTCATTCGTTAAAGTAGTCTCAAATTCTTCAGCCATTTTGCTAAAGCTATAAAGTTTTCCAAACCTAGTTCGATTATCAATAAAATAAGCTAAGTCTTTTAATATACCCATATCTAGCTCAATATTTTTCTCGATATTTGGTCTTTGTACTTTTACAACAACATCCTTGCCTGAAAGTAATTTTGCACGGTGGACTTGACCAATAGATGCTGCTGCTATGGATTCCTCATTAAACTCTTTAAATATGTTTTCAAGTTTATCTCCCAGCTCAACTTCTATTACTTCTCTTACTTCACTTATATGAAATGGTGCCACTGAATCTTGAAGTTTTTCCAGTTCGTTAATAATATCACGTGGCAATAAGTCCGGTCTAGTACTCATGATTTGACCTAATTTAATAAATGTTGGTCCCAATTCTTCGAAAGATAATTTTAGTCTCTCCCCAACTGACAATTTTGAAGTTTCCCTCTCTGTATATTCATTTGTTTGCTTCTTTATTTTAAGATATTTAAGGATGCCCAATCTGTCTATTAAAGTGCCAAATCCATGATTTGCAAATATCCTGATAATTTGCTTGGATCTCTTTAATTTTCTATATTTACTAACCGCCATCGTTTATCACCACTCATTCTAATCTCATTTATCGAAAAAAAATAGCAGAAATAGATTGAAAGAAATCCTGTCATCTATATCTGCTTAAATATTAATAAGCTCATATACCTTTTTAAATCTTAATAAAACAGACAACATAACTATCTTTCTTTTCCTAAAAAAAATACACCTAACATCCCTGGTCCTGTATGAGTCCCAACAATTGGCCCTAAATCATTTATTACTATGGCTTTTGCCGTTGTCTCACTCAAAATCAGAGATTTTAGATTCTCTGCATCTTCTACACAATCACCATGAGTAATGTATATCATCTGTTCTTCAGGTTTAATGGCACGAGTTTTAAATTCTTCAAGTAAAGTCCTAATTGATTTTTTTCTTCCTCTAATTCTTTTTACAACGTTAAGACTTCCATCATTGGAGACATTTAAAACTGGTTTAACTTCGAGCATACCACCTATAGCTGCACTGGCGGATGATATTCGTCCCCCCCGTTTTAAATGTTCCAAACTATCGATAGTAAACCAGTGATTAACCTTAAGTTTGTTTGACTCAATCCAATCTACGATTTCCTGTTTAGATTTTCCTTGTTTTAACATCTCGCATGCGTAATACACTAACAAACCCTGACCAACAGTAGCACTTTTCGAATCAACCACTGTTATATCTGCTTCTGGGGCTACTTCCACTATTTCATTTCTAGCTATAACAGAGCTATTATAAGTTCCGCTTAGAGCAGAAGAAAATCCTATATAAATAACTGAATCTCCTTTTGAAATAAAACTTCTAAATTCATTTTCAAAAGTATATGCAGTAATCTGAGCAGTTGTTGGCATGCTGCCTTTTCGTATTTCGTTGTAAAATGCCTTATAGCTTAAAGATTTCCCAAAATCATCTATATAACTAACCCCATTTAGTACAAAGGTAAATGGAATAACATGTACATTGTTTTTGGAAATATATTCAACTGGCAAATCACAATTTGAGTCAGTAACTATAACTATTCCCAATTCTAACACCTCTCAAATAAATGATTGCCCAGCTAAAAATATAAACAACATTTTAAAATCTACCGTTGTTACCTTTTCTAACTGGCCAATCAAAATCTTATTTTTTAAACTCGTTTATATCCTTTTTTGTAGCTATTTCTTTTTCTTTTAATATATCAACCAACTCTTCTCTTACAATCTTTCTAAAATCCTCTTTTCCCATGAGATCTTCTTTTCGGGCAATATCTTTTGCATCTAAAGCTTCTAGAATTTCATCCTTGACCATTTTCTTGAAATCTTCGCGTTGTTCCTCGCCTTTTTTCACTAAATCATTAACTAGGTCCTTTGCA encodes:
- a CDS encoding cytidylate kinase-like family protein; amino-acid sequence: MVQGLPLVITINRQLGSGGAFLGRQLAEKLKMLYLDREIINKVAEELGTLPENLEWRDERIISKWQAIINSIGYSQSVLYSPAEYIMPSDKEIFKAESDIILKIANERSAVIIGRGSSYILQNHPNHVSIYLHANVEFRKQRVQEIYGVSSEDAIKSMESSDKFRARYIHELTGLEMNDARQYHLSIDTGVLGLEKAENLIYDYLRTRFGNVDSIVKN
- a CDS encoding fatty acid-binding protein DegV — protein: MGIVIVTDSNCDLPVEYISKNNVHVIPFTFVLNGVSYIDDFGKSLSYKAFYNEIRKGSMPTTAQITAYTFENEFRSFISKGDSVIYIGFSSALSGTYNSSVIARNEIVEVAPEADITVVDSKSATVGQGLLVYYACEMLKQGKSKQEIVDWIESNKLKVNHWFTIDSLEHLKRGGRISSASAAIGGMLEVKPVLNVSNDGSLNVVKRIRGRKKSIRTLLEEFKTRAIKPEEQMIYITHGDCVEDAENLKSLILSETTAKAIVINDLGPIVGTHTGPGMLGVFFLGKER
- the ubiB gene encoding 2-polyprenylphenol 6-hydroxylase, which translates into the protein MAVSKYRKLKRSKQIIRIFANHGFGTLIDRLGILKYLKIKKQTNEYTERETSKLSVGERLKLSFEELGPTFIKLGQIMSTRPDLLPRDIINELEKLQDSVAPFHISEVREVIEVELGDKLENIFKEFNEESIAAASIGQVHRAKLLSGKDVVVKVQRPNIEKNIELDMGILKDLAYFIDNRTRFGKLYSFSKMAEEFETTLTNELDFRLEGENAETFKVNFKDDANVLVPEISWIHTTKRVVTMEEIKGNSLKDFEALDQLGLDKTIIARNLASSILYQILRDGFFHGDPHPGNIMVLENNTIAFLDLGMIGQLNTHRKNQFLKMLMGITLKNSKLIVQAIVELDAMSERINMRKLEKDIDRLRDQVLSVPLSQIKIGEIFNEIFDLAFSYNITIPSEFTMLAKSLITLEGLVEKLDPDLNVLEIAEPIAAKLIFTLISPDKIGKEILGGAMDYGNLVRKFPAVLLNFLDKFDHDDFTMQFKMKEADRYAQKFDRSFSQLSISLVLLSISIVIAGMIVGLGLTDMASTEIITLAITTLKAGLLLAGIVILALIFSIIRSRHL
- a CDS encoding MarR family transcriptional regulator, whose amino-acid sequence is MLAVDKNEHSIARWISILYRYGQGYIGKNIESYNIGSGQYIFLIALYKKEGISQEQISEYLKVDKATTARAIKRLEKEGYIRRDIDENDKRAYKIYLTQKALNIKSELYDVLNKWENMLSSGLSENEKEVFPKMLKNMAESASNSAQAMLFEIIDNYNTTSCEKD
- a CDS encoding HD family phosphohydrolase, translating into MGELIKSKIKISSDFTIEKEYKDCISELINHEMVESMKNFIQHGDINCLEHSIYVSYISFLVCRQLKLDYRSAARGGLLHDFFLYDWHTEKPYKGLHGFNHSFIALQNANKYFKLNEREKDIIQKHMWPLTISLPRYKETVVVLLADKYCASREIVKFGNRKNVSKLKEILGI